Proteins encoded in a region of the Triplophysa dalaica isolate WHDGS20190420 chromosome 10, ASM1584641v1, whole genome shotgun sequence genome:
- the tle5 gene encoding TLE family member 5 isoform X2, with the protein MMFPQSRHSASSQQLKFTTSDSCDRIKDEFQFLQAQYHSLKLECDKLASEKSEMQRHYIMYYEMSYGLNIEMHKQAEIVKRLNGICAQVLPYLSQEHQQQVLGAIERAKQVTPPEMNSIIRQLQAHQLSQLQGLALPMTPLPLGLSQQAGLPAVTSSSGLFSLSSILASQAQLAKEDKSARETNDSHREEDGDKSD; encoded by the exons GCTTCATCGCAGCAGCTGAAGTTTACGACGTCAGACTCGTGCGATCGCATCAAGGATGAGTTCCAGTTTCTTCAAGCACAATACCACAG tCTGAAGCTCGAATGTGACAAGCTGGCCAGCGAGAAGTCAGAAATGCAACGTCATTACATCATG TACTATGAGATGTCCTATGGGCTGAATATTGAAATGCACAAGCAG GCGGAGATTGTGAAGAGATTAAATGGGATCTGCGCTCAGGTCTTGCCTTACCTGTCTCAAGAG CACCAGCAGCAGGTTCTGGGGGCCATAGAGAGAGCCAAACAGGTCACCCCACCAGAGATGAACTCCATCATACGG CAGCTCCAGGCTCACCAGCTGTCCCAGCTTCAGGGTCTGGCGCTGCCCATGACCCCTCTCCCCCTCGGCCTCAGCCAACAGGCCGGCCTCCCCGCCGTCACCTCCAGCTCCGGCCTCTTCTCGCTCTCCAGCATCCTTGCCTCTCAAGCCCAGCTGGCCAAAGAGGACAAGAGCGCACGCGAGACCAACGACAGCCACCGCGAGGAAGACGGCGACAAGTCTGACTAG
- the tle5 gene encoding TLE family member 5 isoform X1 gives MMFPQSRHSASSQQLKFTTSDSCDRIKDEFQFLQAQYHSLKLECDKLASEKSEMQRHYIMYYEMSYGLNIEMHKQAEIVKRLNGICAQVLPYLSQEHQQQVLGAIERAKQVTPPEMNSIIRQQLQAHQLSQLQGLALPMTPLPLGLSQQAGLPAVTSSSGLFSLSSILASQAQLAKEDKSARETNDSHREEDGDKSD, from the exons GCTTCATCGCAGCAGCTGAAGTTTACGACGTCAGACTCGTGCGATCGCATCAAGGATGAGTTCCAGTTTCTTCAAGCACAATACCACAG tCTGAAGCTCGAATGTGACAAGCTGGCCAGCGAGAAGTCAGAAATGCAACGTCATTACATCATG TACTATGAGATGTCCTATGGGCTGAATATTGAAATGCACAAGCAG GCGGAGATTGTGAAGAGATTAAATGGGATCTGCGCTCAGGTCTTGCCTTACCTGTCTCAAGAG CACCAGCAGCAGGTTCTGGGGGCCATAGAGAGAGCCAAACAGGTCACCCCACCAGAGATGAACTCCATCATACGG CAGCAGCTCCAGGCTCACCAGCTGTCCCAGCTTCAGGGTCTGGCGCTGCCCATGACCCCTCTCCCCCTCGGCCTCAGCCAACAGGCCGGCCTCCCCGCCGTCACCTCCAGCTCCGGCCTCTTCTCGCTCTCCAGCATCCTTGCCTCTCAAGCCCAGCTGGCCAAAGAGGACAAGAGCGCACGCGAGACCAACGACAGCCACCGCGAGGAAGACGGCGACAAGTCTGACTAG